The following are from one region of the Streptomyces fradiae genome:
- a CDS encoding ribonuclease H yields the protein MTEKIIAACDGASKGNPGPAAWAWVIGTEDGEIAHWEAGPLGTATNNVAELTALLRLLERIDPAVPAEVRMDSQYAMKAVTTWLPGWRRKGWKTSAGTPVANKELVVRIDELLTDRRVEFVYTPAHQVDGDPLNDAADRAASHTARSQQPAGSDEGSPLPPPEPGSARPAAAKRPRKATGAPGSPRAGTRSGGSGTRSGSSAPSLKARFPGRCRCGQAYAKGDTITKNPDGWGHPACAEAAS from the coding sequence ATGACAGAGAAGATCATCGCGGCGTGCGACGGCGCCTCCAAGGGCAACCCCGGACCCGCCGCCTGGGCCTGGGTCATCGGGACCGAGGACGGCGAGATCGCCCACTGGGAGGCCGGACCGCTCGGCACGGCCACCAACAACGTGGCCGAACTCACCGCCCTCCTGCGCCTGTTGGAGCGCATCGACCCCGCCGTGCCGGCCGAGGTGCGGATGGACTCGCAGTACGCGATGAAGGCCGTCACCACCTGGCTGCCCGGCTGGCGGCGCAAGGGCTGGAAGACCTCGGCCGGCACCCCCGTCGCCAACAAGGAGCTGGTCGTCCGGATCGACGAACTGCTCACCGACCGGCGCGTGGAGTTCGTCTACACCCCCGCCCACCAGGTCGACGGCGACCCGCTGAACGACGCCGCCGACCGGGCCGCGAGCCACACCGCCCGCAGTCAGCAGCCCGCCGGCTCGGACGAGGGCTCGCCGCTGCCCCCGCCGGAGCCCGGCTCGGCCCGCCCCGCCGCCGCCAAGCGTCCCCGCAAGGCCACCGGCGCCCCCGGTTCGCCGCGCGCCGGTACGCGCTCCGGTGGCTCCGGTACGCGTTCCGGTTCGTCCGCGCCCAGCCTCAAGGCCCGCTTCCCGGGACGCTGCCGCTGCGGCCAGGCGTACGCCAAGGGCGACACCATCACCAAGAACCCCGACGGCTGGGGCCACCCCGCCTGCGCCGAAGCCGCCTCGTAG
- a CDS encoding GNAT family N-acetyltransferase has protein sequence MPVPVVLTGRTVRLEPLAMRHAEGIAWAGALDRAAYAYTSVPHGLDASCDYIARALAEQAQGRALPFALVDPHTGRVLGSTRFLELDYWRGPVIWPPVTGVPNGDPLTAVPDAAEIGNTWISSEARGTGVNTEAKYLMLRHAFETWGLRRISMRADARNTRSRVAIERLGASCEGVRRAHSRGLDGVVRDTAFYSILDEEWPAVRGIIELRLPGMRPPAPLPAAGFPGQSLEPGGAGELLPA, from the coding sequence GTGCCAGTACCTGTAGTCCTTACCGGGCGCACCGTGCGCCTGGAGCCGCTGGCCATGCGCCACGCCGAGGGCATCGCCTGGGCGGGCGCACTGGATCGTGCGGCCTATGCGTACACGTCCGTGCCCCACGGCCTTGATGCCTCCTGCGACTACATCGCCCGCGCTCTCGCCGAACAGGCGCAAGGCCGGGCCCTGCCGTTCGCCCTGGTCGACCCCCATACCGGCCGGGTTCTCGGATCGACCCGCTTCCTGGAACTCGACTACTGGCGCGGGCCGGTGATTTGGCCGCCGGTCACCGGGGTGCCCAACGGCGACCCCCTGACCGCGGTGCCCGACGCCGCCGAGATCGGCAACACCTGGATCTCCAGCGAGGCCCGCGGCACCGGCGTCAACACCGAGGCCAAGTACCTCATGCTGCGGCACGCTTTCGAGACCTGGGGCCTGCGCCGGATCTCCATGCGCGCCGACGCCCGCAACACCCGCTCCCGCGTCGCCATCGAGCGGCTCGGCGCGAGCTGCGAGGGCGTCCGCCGTGCCCACTCGCGCGGCCTGGACGGCGTGGTCCGCGACACCGCGTTCTACTCCATCCTCGACGAGGAGTGGCCGGCCGTCCGCGGCATCATTGAGCTCCGCCTCCCGGGCATGCGCCCGCCGGCGCCGCTCCCGGCGGCGGGCTTCCCGGGCCAGTCCCTGGAACCCGGCGGCGCGGGCGAACTGCTGCCCGCCTGA
- a CDS encoding STAS domain-containing protein, whose product MHLIRTGEADLAVRSSEGLTTAELYGELDLVLVQRVRPELDVLAREASALTVDLRHVTFCDASGLGLLVRCAQRVRERGAAWRLVCDQPMILRLVRLAGLDDVLCPSPPAAPPPGPQAAAQPGRLRV is encoded by the coding sequence ATGCATCTGATCCGAACCGGCGAGGCCGATCTCGCCGTGCGGTCGAGCGAGGGCCTGACCACGGCCGAGCTGTACGGAGAGCTCGACCTGGTGCTGGTGCAGCGCGTCCGGCCCGAACTCGACGTGCTGGCGCGCGAGGCGTCCGCACTCACCGTCGATCTGCGCCACGTCACGTTCTGCGACGCGTCGGGGCTCGGGCTCCTGGTGCGCTGCGCGCAGCGGGTCCGGGAGCGGGGCGCGGCCTGGCGGCTCGTCTGCGACCAGCCGATGATCCTGCGCCTGGTGCGGCTCGCCGGCCTCGACGACGTGCTGTGCCCGTCGCCGCCGGCCGCTCCGCCGCCGGGGCCGCAGGCCGCGGCTCAGCCGGGGCGGCTCCGGGTGTAG
- a CDS encoding universal stress protein, whose protein sequence is MGVDGSEHSLRALEWALQEARSLSAPLTVAHVRSEALQLGSARIASLGPSPELPDTVVDALAAEVGPRAEGLEVGYASLDGSVVDALVEAAERARLLVVGSRGRGGFKSLLLGSNSRSLAAAAPCPVVVVPHEARAASLESGAAAGRVLLGLETDETADEVVEFAFEAAERRGVPLEVVTAYPVPPSPALLIGAPAPALQVPPPMPDETPDLVESTSRRQGERLLPFTERRPEVEVIPTVTPADPAGRLVEDSLEAGLVVVGRHRRHRIETLLMGSVAHAVLHHAHCPVAVVPPAPKR, encoded by the coding sequence GTGGGGGTCGACGGTTCCGAGCACAGTCTGCGGGCCCTGGAGTGGGCGTTGCAGGAGGCGCGGAGCCTGTCCGCCCCGCTGACCGTCGCGCATGTGCGCTCGGAGGCGCTGCAGCTGGGGAGCGCCCGGATCGCCTCGCTCGGCCCGTCGCCGGAGCTGCCCGACACGGTCGTGGACGCACTGGCCGCCGAGGTCGGGCCGCGGGCCGAGGGGCTTGAGGTGGGGTACGCCTCACTGGACGGCTCCGTCGTGGACGCCCTGGTGGAGGCGGCCGAGCGGGCCCGGCTGCTCGTCGTCGGGTCGCGGGGGCGCGGCGGCTTCAAGAGCCTGCTCCTGGGCTCGAACAGCCGGTCGCTCGCCGCGGCGGCGCCCTGCCCGGTGGTCGTGGTGCCGCACGAGGCGCGGGCCGCGTCCCTGGAGAGCGGGGCGGCGGCGGGGCGGGTGCTGCTCGGCCTGGAGACCGACGAGACCGCCGACGAGGTCGTGGAGTTCGCGTTCGAGGCGGCGGAGCGGCGCGGGGTGCCGCTGGAGGTGGTGACCGCGTATCCGGTGCCGCCGTCCCCGGCGCTGCTCATCGGCGCGCCGGCGCCCGCGCTCCAGGTGCCGCCGCCGATGCCGGACGAGACCCCGGATCTGGTGGAGAGCACTTCCCGGCGGCAGGGGGAGCGGCTGCTGCCGTTCACCGAGCGCCGTCCGGAGGTCGAGGTGATTCCGACGGTCACGCCCGCCGATCCGGCCGGGCGACTGGTCGAGGACTCCCTGGAGGCGGGGCTCGTGGTGGTGGGTCGGCACCGCCGGCACCGGATCGAGACGCTGCTGATGGGCTCGGTCGCGCACGCCGTGCTGCATCACGCCCACTGCCCGGTCGCTGTGGTGCCGCCGGCGCCGAAACGGTGA
- a CDS encoding FAD-dependent oxidoreductase, protein MTYAITQTCCNDATCIAVCPVNCIHPTPEEPDFGRTEMLYIDPKSCIDCGACADACPVDAIFPADALRPGQEAYAAVNAAFYEDRAPREAPAGGPVFHAWGAPAFARSLPSDFGPLRVAVVGTGPAGMYAAEDLLLHTGAEVTLIDRLPVAGGLVRYGVAPDHPATKRIGDTFARFHTHPRVSMYLGVQVGTDVTHEELAAHHDAVVYAVGAAGDRRLGIPGEERTGSVSATAFVAWYNAHPEVAPDAIDLSGTERVVVVGAGNVALDVARILVADPETLAATDIADHALAALRASAVREVVLLARRGPEDLSCTAPELLALGQLPGVRLVVDDHDPRVWTAVEAAEPRDKAALLRGAVRERVDWARPPGGERRIVFRFHSAPEEVLEGAVRVTGGAGPAGGAEIPAGLVLRAVGYRGLPVADLPFDETTGTVPHTGGRVEGRPGTYVVGWIKRGPSGGIGANRTCAAETVGTLLADAVAGVLPKPAGTARGFDRLARGRARHVVDARGLAAIERAERARGEEAGRPRVKLGSLPELVAAARGRRRGDG, encoded by the coding sequence ATGACCTACGCGATCACCCAGACCTGCTGCAACGACGCGACCTGCATCGCCGTCTGCCCGGTCAACTGCATCCACCCGACCCCCGAAGAGCCCGACTTCGGCCGGACCGAGATGCTCTACATCGACCCGAAGTCCTGCATCGACTGCGGTGCCTGCGCCGACGCCTGCCCGGTCGACGCGATCTTCCCTGCGGACGCGCTGCGGCCCGGGCAGGAGGCGTACGCGGCCGTGAACGCGGCCTTCTACGAGGACCGCGCGCCGCGCGAGGCACCGGCGGGCGGGCCCGTCTTCCACGCCTGGGGCGCCCCGGCGTTCGCGCGCAGCCTGCCGTCCGACTTCGGGCCGCTGCGGGTCGCGGTCGTCGGCACCGGGCCGGCCGGCATGTACGCCGCCGAGGACCTGCTCCTGCACACCGGCGCCGAGGTGACGCTGATCGACCGGCTGCCGGTCGCGGGCGGTCTGGTGCGCTACGGAGTGGCGCCCGACCACCCGGCGACCAAGCGGATCGGCGACACCTTCGCCCGCTTCCACACCCACCCGCGGGTCAGCATGTACCTGGGCGTCCAGGTCGGTACGGACGTCACGCACGAGGAACTGGCCGCGCACCACGACGCCGTCGTGTACGCGGTCGGCGCGGCCGGCGACCGGCGGCTCGGCATCCCCGGCGAGGAGCGCACCGGCAGCGTCTCGGCGACCGCGTTCGTGGCCTGGTACAACGCGCACCCGGAGGTCGCCCCGGACGCGATCGACCTGTCGGGCACCGAGCGGGTCGTGGTGGTGGGCGCCGGGAACGTCGCGCTCGACGTGGCCCGCATCCTGGTCGCGGACCCGGAGACCCTGGCGGCCACGGACATCGCCGACCACGCGCTCGCGGCGCTGCGCGCCTCCGCCGTGCGCGAGGTGGTGCTCCTCGCCCGGCGCGGCCCCGAGGACCTGTCGTGCACCGCGCCCGAACTCCTCGCCCTCGGACAGCTGCCGGGCGTCCGGCTGGTCGTGGACGACCACGACCCGCGGGTCTGGACGGCCGTCGAGGCGGCCGAGCCCCGGGACAAGGCGGCGCTGCTGCGGGGCGCGGTCCGCGAGCGGGTGGACTGGGCGCGCCCGCCGGGCGGGGAGCGGCGCATCGTGTTCCGATTCCACTCGGCGCCGGAGGAGGTCCTTGAGGGAGCGGTACGGGTCACGGGCGGGGCGGGCCCGGCCGGCGGGGCGGAGATCCCGGCCGGGCTCGTGCTCCGGGCGGTCGGCTACCGCGGACTGCCGGTGGCGGACCTGCCGTTCGACGAGACGACCGGCACGGTGCCGCACACCGGCGGCCGGGTCGAGGGCCGGCCCGGCACATACGTGGTCGGCTGGATCAAGCGCGGCCCCTCGGGCGGCATCGGCGCCAACCGCACCTGCGCGGCGGAGACCGTGGGCACCCTGCTCGCGGACGCCGTCGCCGGCGTGCTGCCGAAGCCGGCCGGCACCGCCCGCGGCTTCGACCGGCTCGCCCGGGGCCGGGCCCGGCACGTGGTGGACGCGCGCGGGCTCGCCGCGATCGAGCGGGCGGAACGAGCCCGCGGCGAGGAGGCCGGCCGGCCTCGGGTCAAGCTGGGCTCGCTGCCGGAACTGGTCGCGGCGGCGCGGGGACGGCGCCGCGGGGACGGCTGA